gacatgttttttatttttttggataaatgtctttgatgacgtcatatccggctttttgtaaaagttgaggcggcactgtcacaccctcatttttcaatcaaattgaatgaaattttggcaaagcaatcttcgacgaaggccggactttggtattgcatttcagcttggaggcttaaatattaattaatgactttggtcattaaaaatctgaaaattgtaattaaaaatatttttttataaaacgatccaaatttacgttcatcttattcctaatcattttctgattccaaaaacatataaatatgttatatttggattacaaacaagctctgaaaattaaaaatataaaaatgatgattaaaattaaatttccgaaatcgattttaaaaacatcgtcatcttattccttgtcggttcctgattccaaaaacaaatatagatgtgatatgtttggattaaaaacacgctcagaaagttaaaacgaagagaggtacagaaaagcgtgctatgcaacacagcgcaaccactaccgcgctaaacaggctcatcaATTTCACTGAGTTTTGcggcacgagcggcggactacagtcattgtgaacaaatgcagtgcgttcagtttcattctgtgagttccacagcttgactaaatgtagtaatttcgccttacgcgtctTGTTTTCTTTCAGGTACACCAAACCGCTTCAACCACATCACACTCATCcccacaaacaacacacagagagaatgGCAGAAGACCACGACCACATCATCGGCAAAGAGTTCCAGGCGTTCTGGAAGGCGGGTCTACAGGGCAGGGACTACCTGGAGGAGTCCGCTGTGGTGTGCTACCTCGACCTGGATCTGGAGAACACCACGCTCACCAGGGTCTTCTACCGCTCACCTGAACAGGTAGGGTAAGGTAGGGTTCGGGTATGGTTGAAGGTACGGGTAAGGTAGGGGAGTGGAGGGGAGGATAGGGTATTAGGAGGTAAGGGTAGGGTGAGTTGAGGGTAAGATAAGATAGGGTTAGGTGAGGTATGTTGATGCAAagacccccccgcgggttagggggagtcccatattggttgggacgagaaagaatttacccgatgctccccagcatgtcgtaagaggcgactgacggattctgtttctccttttaccattgctaagtgtttcttgtatagaatatagtcattttttgtaaagattttagtcaagcagtatgtaagaaatgttaagtcctttgtactggaaacttgcattctcccagtaaggtaatacattgtactacgctGCAAGcacctggagcaaatttttgattagtgcttttgtgaacaagaaacaattgacaagtggctctatcccatctcccccctttccccgtcgcgatataaccttcgtggttgaaaacgacgttaaacaccaaataaagaaagaaagttgaggTAAAGTTAGTGTAAGGTAAGGGCAAAGTGAGGAATAGTGTGGTTAAGTTAGGATAGGGTAGAATAGGGTAAGGTGAGGTAAGGGTATGGTAGGATAGGGCGGGTGAAGGTAGAGTAAGGTAGGGATGGTAAGGGTAAGGTATGGTAAGGGTAAGGTAAGGATAGGGTCAGGTTTGAGGTATGGAGAGGTAAGAGTAATGTTAGGTACGGTAGGGAAAGGTACGCTAGGGTAGGGTAAGGTAAGGGTAGTGTAAGGTAAAGGAAGTTCAGGTAAGGTTATGATAAAGTAAGGTATGGTAAGGTTAGATAAGGGTAGTGTAAAGTTAATAAAGGTACTACCAGTCTAGTCTTAGGTAAAGGAAGTTAAAGTAAGGTAAGATAAGGTAAGGTATGGTAAGGGCAGAGTGGGTTGTTGGTTTGTATCGTCGTTACAGCCTTTCTTGGACCGtagggtaaggtaaggtaaggtcaggtcaggtcaggtaTTTTATCTCACCTTATCTGCTCTTACTTCAACTTACCTTACAGGGCTCCGAGCGAGCCGAGGACGACATGATCGACTGGTTCTACGAGGAGCAGCTGATCCAGAAGTTCGACATCATCGACGTCAAGCTGTACATGAATTACTCGCCGCTCAGGCTGACCGTGGACGGGCTGCAGAAGGTCGCCAACAACCTCAAGGACATGGGCAAGGAagtcaaggtgtgtgtgttgtgggttTAGGGATGGGAGGGAAAGGAGCGTGGGGGAGTGTGGATGGGTGGTATGCCTGGTGGGGGAAGTGATGTCGTCATGGATTCCTGGATGGATAaagttgggggtgggggaggggggttggctGGCATGGGGagtgggttttgtgtgtgtgtgtgtgtgtgtgtatatgtgtgtgtacatgtgtgtgtgtgtgtgtgcgcatgtatgtgtgcgtgcgtgtgtgtgtgtgtgtgtgtgtgtgcgtgcgtgcgtgcgtgcgtgcgtgtgtgtgtgcgtgtgtgcgtgtgtatgtgtgtcagtgtgtgtttgtgcgtgtgcgtatgcgtaGGTGCATACTCGTGTGTTGTGTCACTAGAACATATGATGGAAAGATAAAGACTGAAGAAAGTTACAGCAGTATATAGTTTAAACATTCATTTCGCAACCAATACCTACATGGAATCATCAAAAATCAATTCAACACAACCCCCTCTCTTCCCCCATCCCGTAAATGTGCACAGATGACCTTGAAGTTCGTGGAGTTGTACCAGACCGGGGATGACGAAGAGGACGCGGAGGAGAACCGCGAAGGGCTGAGGGACCTGGAGAAGTACGGAGTCCTTGTGGACGTCGTTGAGGCCCGCGACTGGATGGTCCTCCTGCAGACGCTCACCCAGAAGGCCGCCAAGAAGAAGCAGGCGGAGGTGAACGAGGTGTCACGTGACCACCTACGTCACATTCTGAAGGATCCGCGTCATCAGGAAACCAGCACGGACTCGTTCTATATGACGTCAGAGGCGGCCTCCATGACGGACCTGAAAGTAATGGCGGAAGCGGAAATGATGACGGAGCCATgcgaggaggaggagaaggagaagcaCTCCAGCTCGAGTGACGATGACGATTAGCCCGAGTACAGAAGGATTTGAGCTATTCACATTTTGACAAATTGACTACAAATTACAGTAACTTTCCAGCAGTTGTGAGGCCCTCAAGCCCAATATTTATTGTATATTGGGTGTTGTTggcttgctgcacgaagcttttcgcactgaattttcggtgaaaaaaaaatcccaaaaatCCGCAAATTCTTCGCGAAGTTAACTTGAGGCTCAAGTGAGGGAGGCCCAGACACTGAGatatgaagaaaagaaaattacAGCTCGACGTGCTTTGCAGTTTCGCTTAAAATGCTTTGCACATAATAAAGTGTAAAACTCAAcgaacaaatgtgaccctccaccacgaaatgagtcgcatgtcacctttgcatgattttcatatttttacattttcctaaagagttttttatgctctatccagtggtgaaaaccgttttagaaaagagcgaaaactaaggtgaccctcacactgttggtaccagacactctccggacttatatcaagcctagcgcagaaccgcgcgaggtgacatgcgactcatttcgtggtggagggtcacattaatAGAGCGACGAACAAGAGGAGTTGGACACGACGTTTTGTCAAAAGATGTCCTGCTTTCCACTTGCGTTGTTCCCgtcttttgttttttggggtcaGTGTTCATATCGGTTAAGATGATGTTGATTTCCGTACGCAGGCTAAACCGCATTTTCCTTGAcaactttttcttcttattactgtgtgtgtgtgtgtgtgtgtgtgtgtgtgtgtgtgtgtctgtgtctgtgtctgtgtctgtgtgtgtgtgtgtgtgtatgtgtgtgtgtatgtgtgtgtgtgtgtgtgtatgtgtgtgtgacggtgtgtgtgtgtttgtgtgtgtgtgtgtgtgtgtgtgtgtgtgtgtgtgtgtgtgtgtaagagattgtctgtctgtctctctgtctgtcgctatgtctgtctgtctgtctgtctttctgtctgtctgtcgctctgtcgctctgtttgtctgtcgctctgtttgtctgtcgctctgtttgtctgtcgctctgtctgtctgtctgtctttctgtctgtcgctctgtctgtctgtctgtctgtctgtgtctgtctttcgctctctctgtctgtctgtctgtctgtcgctttgtctgtctgtctgtttgtttgtctgtctgtctgtctgtctgtctgtctgtcgctctgtctgtctttctgtctgtctgtctgtctgtctgtctgtctgtctgtctgtcgctctgtctgtctgtctgtcgctctgtctgtctgtctgtctgtctgtgtcgttctgattgtgtgtcggtgtgtgtgagtgtgtgtgtatatctgtgtgtctgtgttgtggtCGAAAATGCATGTCAGAAAAAGTGGTTTGTTTACAGAGGTGATTCTGTTTCACGAGCCACTTGTCTTATAATACATATCATGAAGTCAACCAGTGAAATACACTGACGTGCTGTTTTTGATGATTTATGTATTTGCTTTAATGGAGTTGGATCTGGCTGGCTGGCCTTGTACATCTACATTAATTAAAACATGACATGACTATAAGATGGAATattttatccaagcggagcgcgggcggagcccgcgcgtagcgaggtaggtttttttttcatctcccagcactgaaaatttttttgccaagtggtgtctgtctggacattgttctagaattcatcttttagcacaatattagcgacactgtttggacaattctattaaaattaggcgtacaaactgattttgtttcggggaatcctctcagaggatcagaattttcatataatatcatcggaagctgttacaacgggaaaatgtgaaacttttgtcactttttaacatggaatttcatctttgagcgtttcaagcggactttaataaaatagttatttgcgaattaagcagcggaagacactcaccggttcaacatgtgtatggtcattaaacctcaaaacatttcagtaagtggtttagacaaacacctcgtcggacatgtgagggtgactggtttgtagctgaagagtttttttctaaagtgtgttctaaatacaaatgacgtactggtaatgatgtaatgagttgttctaatcttgttcttggaactcttgctgttccaagcttgttcttagcaagtcttggtgacgagaacaaagactatcaatgaaatctttagaaataacctctgacaacgacgacgatgacgacgacgacgacgataacaacaacaacaacaaatgacatcgacgacgacgacgacgacaacaacaacaacaacaacaacaacaacaacaaaaacaacaacacgagaacaacaacaatcacgacaacgaacatgacaacaacaacaccaacaactacgacgacaactacaacgactgggttatgatgacatcaccaatgatttaaaggccgttaaaaaatcgttaaatcctatttcttcactgattcttatgaaattttaaaggtaggtttgttgtccccaacttattttcactccatacttttccagaagaaaaacataattttggcagttaaaaaccgttaaatttcaattcttcaccgatatttatgaaattttgtgggtaggttcgttgtccccaactgattttcactctatacttttccagaagaaagacataattttggcagttaaaaaacgttaaatttcaattcttcacctatctttatgaaatttagtgggtgggtccgttgtcccaaactgaattttaagacatacttttccagacaaaaaaccttacttttggcagttaaaaaccgttaaatctcaattcttcatcgatatttatgaaattttgtgggtaggttcgttgtccccaactgattttcactccatacttttccagacaaaaaacataattttggcagttaaaaaccgttacatttaaattttcacctatctttatgaaatttagtgggtgggtccgttgtcccaaactgaatttcaagacaaactattccagtcaaaaaaacttatttttggcagttaaaaaccgttaagtctcaattctacaccgatatttatgacattttgtgggtaggtttgttgtcagatttgacatgatggcagaattgaaagtgtgagatatcctgatgtttcacaatttatgctgcataattcagccccataggcgcttgaattttaggtggagttgggttttttttcagcccaaaccagtaacccccacatggttttcatgtccctttctgagagacttcaagaagtttcaatttgacgtcatgattagcctgccgcattagcaagtatgaaaacacgtcatcgatgacacattttaagacagagagagagagagagagagagagagagagagagagagagagagaatcatgtacacacagatggacgacttcgcttggggtatgtactgcccggcagtacacatctactttattttaTAAAATCATACAAAAACCAAGAAGAGTCATGTGTTCTGGCGTCGGAGAGTTAAGGACTCATAAACAAAAGGTGtttttctatgtctgtctgtctgtctgtctgtctgcgtgtctgtctgtcggtgtgcgTCCCTACCTCTCTTTCTTCCGCTCTCCCTTTCCCAGACTCgcttaaatgtgtgtgtgtgtgtgtgtgtgtgtgtgtgtgtgtgtgtgtgtgtgtgtgtcataaatAAATAGAGGGTGAgcgagagtgtatgtgtgtgcgtgcgtgcattcgtTCGATCGAGCATGGGTGTTTGTGTCCTGTGATCTGTGTCCtgtgatctgtgtgtgtgtgtgtgtgtgtgtgtgtgcattcgtgcgagcgtgcatgtgtgtgtgtgtgggaatgtGCATGATAACACTAACGtgcctgcgcgcgtatgtgtctgtgtgtcggcatgtgtccgacaaaaaaaaaacaaaacaacccacCGACATTTGAAATACAGCTTTTAAGTTCTCATCGACAGTCAAAACAGCCAGGCTGTCAAATTAGTAAAAACCCGACTAACGCACGTGCTTCACAACGAAAACGACATTTGCACCTAACACCCTCGGGGAGGAGGGCTAGAGATGACAGTATAAATTTTACTCTTCCATTTCGCACGCGCACAGCTATAAACGGGGCAATTTTTTGCATGCTGTAATTTGTCCGCACAGACtgtcaaaaaaaacaccaacccAACCACGTCCAAATATTTAGATTCCGCCATTATCTTTCGTCGCGTTTCATCATTTTGGCATCAAGCTGCATGGTCGGTGGTCGCGACAGGAAATGGGTATGGAAGTGAGATACATTACTCTTGGCAGATTTAAAGGGACTATTTTTCCCATGTAGGCGATCATGATTAAACCACAGATCTACCagggcttttacatgagataagacggagcggcatccctccacttgatcacataccaaaactccgCATCTTGACTGCCTCCTTTGCAGAATtagatttttttaatgaattaatttcggagATAGATACTAGTGGCTTTTCAGAAATTAATGTATttacagggtggtccaaaaaagcgccctattttctttttgatctcaTTTTTGTCTGCGAAGAGACATCCTGAACTCAGATCaattcggctcattctctccctgaccggacgctacatatggttttcgcgagcactgatctaaatttgagatcagtgttcgcgagacgaaaatgattgcagattggccgacttcgacagtgatctccgttctgttcttcacagttatgataaagacatcgttctaaggtcaaaacaagtcgaaattttgggactgctgccggaaggagaccgtaatatatggtttcatcactttcaactggttacagaaaaaatcgtctacTCCagtgaacgccgaaaccaaacggttgattatcacgtgacacttttgccatatttagagttgtttgcacagtaaatacagccgcaaaaaatagctcgcttgaaactgtcttacatatcaattcctttgtaatttaaacattacaaaacaccatgaaaaatcattatcgacgatcgcgaatctgcttatatcaataatacattacaaaaagctctaaataagtgttaaaaaaatcggtttccttgccagacaaggaaactcaaggcatcctgtcagggagagaatgagccgaactcattttgacccgAGTTGTTCAGGATGTGCGAAGAGATATCTAGAATAACTTTTCACCAAACAATAGTAGAAGGATGGGAGATTATGTCGTGCAAATTTGGTAGAAATTGGTCTGTCCTTAGAAGTTGATCATatgataatataataataataatagtgacAGCTTATACAGCGCGAACCACAGTCAaatatgctctccgcgctttacatattaacaatgaataaaaccatactatttaaacatcaaatgacgggcgcagtggcgtggtggtaatgcgtcggcctcctaatcgggaggtcgtgaattcgaatcccggtcgctgccgcctggtgggttaagagtggagatatttccgatctcccaggtcaacttatgtgaagacctgcttgtgacttaacccccttagTGTcacgtacacgcaagcacaagaccaagtgcgcacggaaaagatcctgtaatccatgtcagagttcggtgggttatagaaacacaaaaaatacccagcatgcctcccccgaaatcggcgtatgcagcctgaatggcggggtaaaaacggtcatacacgtaataaTCCACGGGAACCTTTAACCTGTATGGTCGTTGAAGGCACCAGGCACTGGATAAAACTGAAATCATTTTCTACGGGCAATTTTTGCAGGAACAATAAACCAGTATATTTTGGGATGGAAAAGTCGTGACTGACTTGTCAGTGCATGTAATCGTTTCTGTGTCAatgtcatgtttgtttgtttttgacgcGAAGCTCAAAGCTCTCattccacgcacacacaaaaacgaaaacaaacaaacaaacaaacaccgaaCAACCGGCGCAAAAATAGACCATAGCGACTGCATGTGTTCAGagctttaaaaaaatataaaataaaaaccacaaccaccaacaacaattaagtagatgtgtactgccgggcagtacataccccaagcgaagtcgtccatctgtgtgtacatgattctctctctctctctctctctctctctctctctctctctctctctctctctctctctctctctctctctctctgtccgagGGCAAGTGCAAGTGGCAAGAGCTACTGTCTCTGCAAGTCCTACGAAAACGGCAACTGCAAGTCTCGGAAAGTGCAAGTCCTTAGGCAATTGTCACCGTAAGTCAGCGTAAGTGCTGCTATGTTATTACTGACGTTACTGTTGATGCTACCATCGAGGCTTCCACACCGTGAACGTTACTGTTAATGCTTCCATAACGTGGATGTTGCCGTTGACGCCTCCATGCTGCAGCTGCTTTTTGGAATAATTCCTGTGGATCTTCGAACCAATGTGCAGTATTACGTCATTATGAGCAAACACGATGACATCATTTACGTCATGGAACAATATTGTCAAATAGTCTCGGCGCCCTGACAGTCTCTTAAAATGTTACAATTGGAGTACAGCATGAAGTGTCGTCCAACATCTCATGCCACGAGTTTCACTGTGCACCAAGATTAAAAGTTTATTGGACGTAAAGAGATTCACTGTGAACCAAGATTATCTGATTATTAGAGGTGAATAGTGATGACATATATTCTATGAAATTCAGTACAGGACAACGGATCGACCCACAAtctttcataaagattggtgaagAAATGCCATTTAACTGTTTTTAACTGCCGACATgtagggttttttttcttgacatGTGGGTCATGAGATTCAGTTTTAAAGTACAACGGACATGTTCacaaaatttcacaaagatcggtaagGAAATggaatttaacggtttttaactgccaaaattatgtttttcttctggaaaagtatggagtgaaaatcagttggggacaacgaacctacccacaaaatttcataaatatcgatgaagaattgagatttaacggtttttaactgccaaaaataaggttttttgtctggaaaagtatgtcttaaaattcagtttgggacaacggacccacccactaaatttcataaagataggtgaagaattgaaatttaacgttttttaactgccaaaattatgtctttcttctggaaaagtatagagtgaaaatcagttggggacaacgaacctacccacaaaatttcataaatatcggtgaagaattgaaatttaacggtttttaactgccaaaattatgtttttcttctggaaaagtatggagtgaaaataagttggggacaacaaacctacctttaaaatttcataagaatcagtgaagaaataggatttaacgattttttaacggcctttaaatcattggtgatgtcatcataacccagtcgttgtagttgtcgtcgtagttgttggtgttgttgttgtcatgttcgttgtcgtgattgttgttgttctcgtgttgttgtttttgttgttgttgttgttgttgttgttgttgttgttgttgttgttgttgttgttgttgttgttgttgttgttgttgttgttgttgttgttgt
This region of Littorina saxatilis isolate snail1 linkage group LG8, US_GU_Lsax_2.0, whole genome shotgun sequence genomic DNA includes:
- the LOC138973056 gene encoding uncharacterized protein, with the translated sequence MAEDHDHIIGKEFQAFWKAGLQGRDYLEESAVVCYLDLDLENTTLTRVFYRSPEQGSERAEDDMIDWFYEEQLIQKFDIIDVKLYMNYSPLRLTVDGLQKVANNLKDMGKEVKMTLKFVELYQTGDDEEDAEENREGLRDLEKYGVLVDVVEARDWMVLLQTLTQKAAKKKQAEVNEVSRDHLRHILKDPRHQETSTDSFYMTSEAASMTDLKVMAEAEMMTEPCEEEEKEKHSSSSDDDD